Proteins from a genomic interval of Colias croceus chromosome 2, ilColCroc2.1:
- the LOC123699577 gene encoding pancreatic triacylglycerol lipase-like isoform X2: MWTRIRPKITSLWIHDVIHAFGPNGQIGIDWTVFPDENGALQFIDLKVNNEILDQLSRDASFYRRKTRFWLYTSDNKHIHEELFIDRRLNNRTHFKADKPLIMITHGWVNSGHSQSVQYIKNEYLKRMDVNVIVVDWHLASRTPYLMASFMTALVGEDIKDMVLTLIKEYDFDINDLHLIGHSLGAHVVGRAGNALKRHKAIVPRITGLDPARPLFEHPRVFSAISKNDAYFVDIIHTNLGVFGFVRDIGHADFYPNGGLKQYHCRHPDLNFVSDHNCAWVYYGESINSQIFVSHRCASYDDFKKRKCNDIQYMGSPCDSTSRGKYYLDVLK; the protein is encoded by the exons ATGTGGACGAGAATTCGCCCCAAGATTACTTCGCTTTGGATACACGACG TTATCCATGCATTCGGGCCAAATGGACAAATCGGTATCGATTGGACTGTATTTCCTGATGAGAATGGTGCACTTCAGTTCATTGActtgaaagtaaataatgaaatattagaCCAACTATCCAGAGATGCGAGTTTTTATAGAAGGAAAACCAGATTTTGGCTCTACACAAG tgatAACAAGCACATTCATGAAGAACTGTTCATCGATCGCAGACTAAATAACAGGACACACTTTAAAGCTGATAAGCCCCTTATAATGATAACTCATGGATGGGTTAACAGTGGACATTCACAATctgtacaatatattaaaaacgaatatttgAAAAGAATGGATGTGAACGTGATCGTTGTTGACTGGCATCTCGCTTCTAGAACACCTTATTTGATGGCTTCTTTTATGACCGCTCTTGTTGGTGAAGat ATAAAAGACATGGTGCTCACTCTTATAAAGGAATACGATTTCGATATAAATGATTTGCATTTAATTGGGCACAGTTTGGGAGCTCACGTTGTTGGAAGGGCTGGAAATGCTCTGAAGCGACATAAAGCGATTGTTCCTCGAATTACAG GACTGGACCCCGCTCGTCCATTGTTTGAACATCCGAGGGTATTCAGTGCAATAAGCAAAAATGATGCCTATTTCGTCGACATAATTCACACAAATCTTGGCGTTTTTGGATTTGTTCGAGATATAGGACACGCTGATTTTTATCCAAATGGTGGTCTTAAGCAGTATCATTGTAGACACCCTGACTTGAATT ttGTCTCAGATCATAATTGTGCCTGGGTGTATTATGGGGAATCCATAAATTCTCAAATATTTGTATCACATCGATGTGCCTCCTACGACGACTTCAAGAAACGGAAATGTAACGATATCCAATATATGGGATCACCCTGCGATTCTACATCGCGCgggaaatattatttagatgtgctaaaATAA
- the LOC123699577 gene encoding pancreatic triacylglycerol lipase-like isoform X1, with protein MLSSVFVPRTMLLIIFHICGIIHFIHAFGPNGQIGIDWTVFPDENGALQFIDLKVNNEILDQLSRDASFYRRKTRFWLYTSDNKHIHEELFIDRRLNNRTHFKADKPLIMITHGWVNSGHSQSVQYIKNEYLKRMDVNVIVVDWHLASRTPYLMASFMTALVGEDIKDMVLTLIKEYDFDINDLHLIGHSLGAHVVGRAGNALKRHKAIVPRITGLDPARPLFEHPRVFSAISKNDAYFVDIIHTNLGVFGFVRDIGHADFYPNGGLKQYHCRHPDLNFVSDHNCAWVYYGESINSQIFVSHRCASYDDFKKRKCNDIQYMGSPCDSTSRGKYYLDVLK; from the exons ATGCTTAGTTCTGTATTTGTCCCAAGAACAATGCTTCTAATTATATTTCACATTTGTGGAATTATACACT TTATCCATGCATTCGGGCCAAATGGACAAATCGGTATCGATTGGACTGTATTTCCTGATGAGAATGGTGCACTTCAGTTCATTGActtgaaagtaaataatgaaatattagaCCAACTATCCAGAGATGCGAGTTTTTATAGAAGGAAAACCAGATTTTGGCTCTACACAAG tgatAACAAGCACATTCATGAAGAACTGTTCATCGATCGCAGACTAAATAACAGGACACACTTTAAAGCTGATAAGCCCCTTATAATGATAACTCATGGATGGGTTAACAGTGGACATTCACAATctgtacaatatattaaaaacgaatatttgAAAAGAATGGATGTGAACGTGATCGTTGTTGACTGGCATCTCGCTTCTAGAACACCTTATTTGATGGCTTCTTTTATGACCGCTCTTGTTGGTGAAGat ATAAAAGACATGGTGCTCACTCTTATAAAGGAATACGATTTCGATATAAATGATTTGCATTTAATTGGGCACAGTTTGGGAGCTCACGTTGTTGGAAGGGCTGGAAATGCTCTGAAGCGACATAAAGCGATTGTTCCTCGAATTACAG GACTGGACCCCGCTCGTCCATTGTTTGAACATCCGAGGGTATTCAGTGCAATAAGCAAAAATGATGCCTATTTCGTCGACATAATTCACACAAATCTTGGCGTTTTTGGATTTGTTCGAGATATAGGACACGCTGATTTTTATCCAAATGGTGGTCTTAAGCAGTATCATTGTAGACACCCTGACTTGAATT ttGTCTCAGATCATAATTGTGCCTGGGTGTATTATGGGGAATCCATAAATTCTCAAATATTTGTATCACATCGATGTGCCTCCTACGACGACTTCAAGAAACGGAAATGTAACGATATCCAATATATGGGATCACCCTGCGATTCTACATCGCGCgggaaatattatttagatgtgctaaaATAA